In Fibrobacter sp. UWB10, the genomic window AGAAACTGTGAGCCGACACCCTGCCCCTGCGCAGACGGGTCCACTTCGAGCATGCTGAGATACCAGATGTCCGGCCCCGATTTCTGAAAATCGTGGCAGGGCTTGCTGGCGTTCTCGTCCATAGCTATAAATCCGTTGATGTCGCTCCATTTCGTGTTAAGGTACACACGCCAAAAGCCGTGTATAATGTATTGAAACGCGGAAGGCTTCTTGAAGCCGGGAGCCTCTAGGGTTGCGCGAGCAACCAGCTTGCCGTCCCGATGCGCCGCCAACAAATCAGCCTTTCCATAGCACGTTTTTAGGACGCATTGCATAAAAATCTGCAGTCCCTTTCGGCTTTTTTCCATATCAGGGAAATAGAGCGTAACGTAGTCATAATCTTCGTACGCCCTGGCCATAATCAAGCCGGCTTCGTCGAGTTCTTCGCGAGTCTGTAATCCGAATTCAAGTTCATTTGCCATACAGATTTCCTCTCTTATTCCGATTTCGCTTTCCCAGTGAAATTCGTGCTCGTTATCTTGAATACGGTCACGGCGGCGGCTTGCTCGGACGTGAATTCGAACTTGTGC contains:
- a CDS encoding GNAT family N-acetyltransferase, which codes for MANELEFGLQTREELDEAGLIMARAYEDYDYVTLYFPDMEKSRKGLQIFMQCVLKTCYGKADLLAAHRDGKLVARATLEAPGFKKPSAFQYIIHGFWRVYLNTKWSDINGFIAMDENASKPCHDFQKSGPDIWYLSMLEVDPSAQGQGVGSQFLAYMEEYVRERGGKQLALFTNSRENLDFYSKRGYEVFHECEIEHDGKKIGSWSMKKFLN